The Trichoderma atroviride chromosome 5, complete sequence genome contains a region encoding:
- a CDS encoding uncharacterized protein (EggNog:ENOG41): MGSTETATDQTFRNTSTPNLFSLRERTIIVTGATGGLGSQLTRAILESGGDVIGIDRDEIPPAATWEPLQALAKSLSRTLTYHACNVTSPSQLTSVFETAAAQVPFPLRGLVNCAGVGTVGDSVEYPEDQTKWTLDVNLAGSLYVAQAAAKVVRKQAGGLGASFVFVASMSGYISNKATPTAIYSASKAGVHQLTRSLAGEWGSPSSPSPAIRVNSISPGVIHTPMTKEVLTHKEWTTVWEQEAMLKRISAPEEYRGAVVFLLADASSYVTGTDLRVDGGSTGW; encoded by the exons ATGGGTTCCACAGAGACAGCCACAGACCAGACATTCCGCAACACAAGCACCCCcaatctcttttctttgagagAAAGAACCATCATCG TCACTGGCGCAACCGGCGGTCTCGGCTCCCAACTCACAAGAGCAATCCTCGAATCCGGCGGCGATGTCATTGGCATTGACCGCGACGAGattccaccagcagcgacaTGGG AACCTCTCCAAGCCCTCGCCAAATCCCTCTCCCGAACCCTCACCTACCACGCCTGCAACGTCACCTCCCCCTCCCAACTCACATCCGTCTTCGAAACCGCCGCCGCACAAGTTCCCTTTCCTCTGCGGGGCCTGGTCAACTGCGCTGGCGTCGGCACGGTGGGCGACTCGGTCGAGTATCCCGAGGACCAGACAAAGTGGACGCTGGACGTGAATCTGGCGGGCAGTCTGTACGTGGCGCAGGCGGCGGCCAAGGTGGTGAGGAAGCAGGCTGGAGGGTTAGGCGCGAGTTTTGTGTTTGTGGCGAGCATGAGCGGGTACATCTCCAACAAG GCCACCCCCACCGCAATCTActccgcctccaaagccggCGTCCACCAACTCACCCGCTCCCTCGCCGGCGAATGGGGCTCTCcttcgtctccatcgccagccatcCGCGTAAACTCCATCAGCCCCGGCGTCATCCACACGCCCATGACAAAGGAAGTCCTCACGCACAAGGAGTGGACCACCGTCTGGGAACAAGAGGCCATGCTCAAGAGAATCTCCGCGCCGGAAGAGTACCGCGGCGCCGTGGTGTTTCTGCTGGCGGATGCGAGCTCGTATGTGACGGGGACGGATTTGCGGGTTGATGGTGGATCGACGGGGTGGTAA
- a CDS encoding uncharacterized protein (EggNog:ENOG41), protein MNSGKSRVMVACTHCRQRKKRCDGLTPRCTPCREKGFDCRYTEVAPPRSSTFSAINEYHHDASSAASDVMLQRLESIEKLLGEHADALKALQHEKAHQQQRRNSPAFMMSPPLPDFFRRHTESIDNDGGLSPSNESSMPHSTWALTTQEGGDSSRQGVNGDDVPPITIPLGHQTSTSSLLRLPQMRPLVGDYPEDFFFRVEDDRSRSTALDFMAVPDLRAEQEHVDRTVADDYLNSFLAMVHAFHPIFDRDDLLTSYEVVMRQGLGTDIRSGVFLAIFALGATASDPINRKQSENTGDACMQRALRILMPAWTVSFSGNIQLSQGLILCALYFTYVVQPLTAWRLIHMAATSIQQLLIRCKDILSGQAEIQELTRLSWVCFIVESDILAEFHQPRSGIDVLVDRMPFPNYGTSPKLEHLCVLAEISARSLLNRMHHAIYFTDSLTIYAGRALDSLTTSQSASTPPHPDASLLRMCSELNFQLERWYEALPVDIKPDLYDGLPQNRQACIHRLRYWSAKQSIFRPFVIHATSSQFDKAELEMPPTVVSQSKVCLAACRAFLHGAGYLLADRTPYAYSSLQFSLNCFLVLALAANSPHLGHLVTDIDACRQSVVKVVEPWARPGTSAEHDLEIVNSVARKLRLRDRQRH, encoded by the exons ATGAATTCCGGCAAATCAAGAGTCATGGTTGCCTGCACGCACTGTCGGCAGCG GAAAAAACGATGCGACGGGTTGACTCCGAGGTGTACTCCGTGTCGAGAAAAGGGTTTTGATTGCAGATATACTGAAGTCGCGCCTCCGAG GAGTTCTACCTTTTCAGCAATCAATGAGTATCACCATGACGCCTCCTCTGCGGCTTCGGATGTCATGCTCCAGCGACTCGAAAGCATTGAGAAACTGCTTGGCGAGCACGCTGATGCATTGAAAGCCTTGCAGCACGAAAAAGCacatcagcagcagcgcagaaaTTCGCCTGCATTCATGATGTCGCCTCCACTGCCAGACTTTTTTCGCCGGCACACGGAAAGCATCGACAACGACGGTGGATTATCGCCTTCAAACGAGTCCTCGATGCCCCATTCCACCTGGGCCCTTACCACGCAGGAAGGGGGAGATTCGTCAAGACAAGGCGtgaatggtgatgatgtaCCGCCAATCACGATACCGTTGGGGCACCAGACGAGTACCAGCAGTTTGTTGAGGCTGCCCCAGATGCGGCCCTTGGTTGGCGACTATCCGGAagacttcttctttcgcgTCGAGGACGATAGGAGTCGGTCTACGGCGCTGGACTTTATGGCGGTCCCAGACCTGCGAGCCGAGCAAGAGCACGTTGACAGGACGGTTGCAGATGACTACCTCAATAGCTTTCTTGCAATGGTCCACGCCTTTCATCCCATATTTGACCGGGACGACCTCCTCACGAGCTACGAAGTGGTTATGAGACAGGGCCTCGGCACCGATATCCGATCTGGCGTGTTCCTGGCCATTTTCGCGTTGGGAGCTACGGCATCCGACCCCATCAACCGGAAGCAGAGCGAGAACACGGGCGATGCCTGCATGCAAAGGGCGCTTCGCATTTTGATGCCGGCATGGACAGTGTCGTTTAGTGGCAACATTCAGCTGTCTCAGGGGCTCATCCTGTGTGCGCTGTATTTCACGTATGTGGTGCAGCCGCTGACGGCGTGGAGGCTGATACATATGGCTGCGACGAGCATACAGCAACTTTTGATTCG GTGCAAGGACATTTTATCTGGTCAGGCTGAGATCCAGGAGTTGACTCGGCTGAGTTGGGTGTGCTTTATCGTTGAAAG TGATATTCTTGCAGAATTTCACCAACCAAGGAGCGGCATCGACGTACTTGTTGACCGCATGCCTTTTCCCAATTACGGCACCAGCCCCAAGCTCGAGCATCTCTGCGTCCTTGCTGAGATATCGGCCCGATCTCTGCTTAACCGGATGCATCACGCCATCTACTTCACAGACAGCCTCACAATCTACGCAGGCCGTGCCCTCGACTCGCTTACGACATCTCAGTCGGCTTCGACACCTCCACACCCAGATGCATCTCTGCTACGCATGTGCAGTGAGCTCAACTTCCAGCTGGAAAGGTGGTACGAGGCCCTCCCGGTGGACATCAAACCCGATTTGTACGATGGCCTGCCGCAGAACAGGCAGGCGTGTATCCATCGTTTGCGATATTGGTCTGCCAAGCAGAGCATATTCAGACCATTCGTCATTCACGCCACCTCGTCGCAGTTTGACAAGGCCGAACTGGAGATGCCGCCGACGGTAGTGTCTCAGTCGAAAGTGTGCTTGGCCGCGTGTCGAGCGTTTCTGCACGGGGCTGGATATTTGCTCGCAGACAGGACGCCATACGCGTATAGCTCGCTGCAGTT CTCTTTGAACTGTTTCTTGGTCCTTGCTCTGGCGGCCAATTCGCCCCATCTAGGCCATCTCGTGACAGACATTGACGCATGTCGCCAGAGTGTCGTGAAGGTAGTTGAGCCCTGGGCGCGACCTGGCACGAGTGCTGAACACGATTTGGAGATTGTCAATTCAGTTGCCAGAAAGCTACGGCTTCGCGACAGACAAAGGCACTGA
- a CDS encoding uncharacterized protein (EggNog:ENOG41~TransMembrane:12 (o162-182i272-292o341-360i418-436o490-510i554-574o580-600i664-685o697-719i731-751o780-798i810-832o)) — protein MAEDEKAVPTGGVAEMPSANSSRPSVVEDNIKDVISEPFSYDEDDRDYYPTQNTTEHDLNVTEDDLLEAQELASRYTLEEVRDIMARVFRVHEKDHNFPSVIILKIKAFLENESVFSNPEKHQHLIQEMKLEAALVTSNSPYAEVRAVVSNKDDITTPCSTIRSWAIGLAFSCLLAFINQLFDIRQPAIRVMANVAQLLSYPVGKACENWLPDVGFTLFGTYHSLNPGPFSKKEHMLITIMANVAYNTPYTNNIIWVQYLPQYFNQPYASHVAYQLLIALATNFIGYGMAGICRRFLVYPSYCVWPASLVTIALNKAFHNETNAPVEGPFGKKWKVSRIKFFYIMFGAMFVWFWFPNYIFTALSRFNWMSWIAPHNRDLNVITGINHGLGVNPFPTFDWNVLLWDSADPLMVPFYSTLNRFFGVFISFWVVLAFWYSNVYDTGYLPINSNRVYDHFGKLYNISRAVDDRGLFHAAEYKEYSPPFLSAGNIVIYMFFFGIYTSTLTYAVLYHRHEIVMGFKSLFASFRKKNPIKDERVLDVHNRLMKAYPEVPEWWYLICLLIAIALGIAGIAGWDTNTSPGVVFYGLALCIVFVIPVGIIKAMTGIEVTLNVLAEFIGGSFVDGNALAMNYFKSFGYVTCAHAVWFCNDLKLAHYVKIPPRQTFIAQIIATFISTIICTGVLNFQMKSITGVCTPDAQFKLTCPGVNTFFTASVLWGTVGPQKVFGQNGQYTEILVGFPLGIVVVFFFWGLNKKFPQWSWTRQIHPVAIMYGGIVWAPYNMSYVWPSVPIAWISWVYLKTRFVSFWSKYNFVLSAAWSCGIAISGIIIFFALQYTDVKFNWWGNMASDMGCEGRACTLKHLAPGEYFGPRIGTFD, from the exons atggccgaagACGAAAAGGCCGTTCCTACGGGCGGCGTGGCTGAGATGCCCTCGGCCAATTCGTCTCGCCCGTCCGTCGTCGAGGACAACATCAAGGATGTCATTTCG GAGCCTTTTTCCTATGACGAAGACGACCGCGATTATTACCCCACGCAAAACACCACCGAGCACGATCTCAATGTTACCGAAGATGATTTGCTCGAGGCACAGGAACTCGCCTCCCGGTATACGCTCGAAGAGGTCCGCGACATCATGGCCCGGGTCTTTCGCGTCCACGAAAAGGACCACAACTTCCCCTCCGTCATTATcctcaagatcaaggccttTCTCGAGAACGAATCCGTCTTTTCCAACCCCGAAAAGCATCAACATCTAATTCAGGAGATGAAGTTGGAAGCCGCTCTTGTCACAAGCAACAGTCCATATGCAGAGGTCCGCGCCGTCGTCAGCAACAAGGACGACATCACTACGCCGTGCTCAACGATCCGCAGCTGGGCCATTGGTCTGGCTTTTAGCTGTCTCCTGGCCTTTATCAACCAGCTATTCGATATTCGCCAGCCCGCCATCCGCGTCATGGCCAACGTAGCCCAGCTGCTGTCCTACCCAGTGGGCAAGGCCTGCGAGAATTGGCTGCCAGATGTCGGCTTCACCCTCTTTGGCACTTACCACTCCCTCAACCCAGGGCCCTTTTCGAAAAAGGAACATAtgctcatcaccatcatggcAAACGTGGCATACAACACGCCCTACACCAACAACATCATATGGGTGCAGTATCTGCCACAGTACTTCAACCAGCCCTATGCGTCCCACGTCGCCTACCAACTGCTCATTGCACTGGCCACCAACTTTATTGGCTACGGCATGGCCGGCATCTGTCGACGATTCTTGGTCTATCCCTCGTACTGCGTGTGGCCGGCCTCTCTCGTCACCATTGCCCTCAACAAGGCCTTTCACAACGAAACCAATGCTCCTGTAGAGGGGCCTTTTGGTAAGAAGTGGAAGGTATCTCGCATCAAGTTCTTCTACATCATGTTCGGCGCCATGTTCGTTTGGTTCTGGTTCCCCAACTACATCTTCACGGCCCTGTCCAGGTTCAACTGGATGTCGTGGATTGCCCCCCACAATCGCGACCTCAATGTCATCACTGGCATCAACCATGGCCTCGGCGTCAACCCGTTCCCGACCTTTGACTGGAACGTTTTGCTTTGGGACTCGGCCGATCCCCTCATGGTCCCTTTCTACAGCACGCTCAACCGCTTCTTTGGCGTCTTTATATCTTTCTGGGTTGTCCTTGCCTTTTGGTACAGTAACGTCTACGACACCGGCTACCTCCCCATCAACAGCAACCGCGTGTACGATCACTTTGGTAAGCTGTACAACATCAGCCGAGCTGTTGACGACCGAGGCCTGTTCCACGCTGCCGAGTACAAGGAATACTCGCCACCGTTTCTGAGCGCCGGCAATATTGTCATCTACATGTTCTTTTTCGGCATCTATACGTCGACGTTGACATACGCCGTGCTCTACCACCGCCACGAGATTGTCATGGGCTTCAAGTCTCTCTTCGCCAGCTTCCGCAAGAAGAATCCGATCAAGGACGAGAGGGTCCTCGACGTCCATAACCGGCTGATGAAGGCGTACCCCGAAGTTCCCGAGTGGTGGTATCTGATTTGTCTCCTGATCGCCATTGCTCTGGGCATTGCTGGTATCGCTGGCTGGGACACCAACACTTCTCCCGGAGTTGTTTTCTATGGTCTGGCGCTCTGCATCGTCTTTGTCATTCCCGTGggcatcatcaaggccatgacAGGTATCGAGGTTACCCTCAATGTGCTCGCCGAATTTATCGGCGGCTCCTTTGTTGATGGCAACGCGCTGGCCATGAACTATTTCAAGTCCTTTGGCTATGTAACCTGCGCGCACGCCGTTTGGTTCTGCAACGATCTCAAGCTCGCCCACTACGTCAAGATCCCGCCCCGTCAGACCTTTATCGCCCAGATCATCGCCACCTTTATCAGCACCATCATCTGCACCGGCGTTCTCAACTTCCAAATGAAGAGCATCACTGGCGTTTGCACTCCCGACGCCCAGTTCAAACTCACGTGCCCGGGCGTCAACACTTTTTTTACCGCATCTGTTCTGTGGGGAACCGTCGGACCGCAAAAGGTCTTTGGTCAGAATGGCCAGTACACCGAGATTCTCGTTGGATTCCCTCtgggcatcgtcgtcgtcttcttcttctgggggCTCAATAAAAAGTTTCCCCAATGGTCTTGGACTCGACAAATCCACCCAGTGGCCATCATGTACGGCGGCATCGTTTGGGCGCCGTATAACATGTCGTATGTTTGGCCATCTGTCCCTATTGCGTGGATTTCCTGGGTCTATCTCAAAACCCGCTTTGTGTCTTTCTGGTCCAAG TACAACTTTGTTCTTTCGGCGGCTTGGTCTTGCGGCATTGCCATctctggcatcatcatcttctttgccttgcaATACACCGATGTCAAATTCAACTGGTGGGGCAACATGGCATCAGACATGGGCTGCGAGGGCAGGGCGTGTACTCTGAAGCACCTTGCGCCGGGAGAGTACTTTGGGCCGCGCATTGGCACTTTTGACTAA
- a CDS encoding uncharacterized protein (EggNog:ENOG41~TransMembrane:12 (o78-98i188-208o257-276i334-352o406-426i470-490o496-516i580-601o613-635i647-667o696-714i726-748o)): MARVFRVHEKDHNFPSVIILKIKAFLENESVFSNPEKHQHLIQEMKLEAALVTSNSPYAEVRAVVSNKDDITTPCSTIRSWAIGLAFSCLLAFINQLFDIRQPAIRVMANVAQLLSYPVGKACENWLPDVGFTLFGTYHSLNPGPFSKKEHMLITIMANVAYNTPYTNNIIWVQYLPQYFNQPYASHVAYQLLIALATNFIGYGMAGICRRFLVYPSYCVWPASLVTIALNKAFHNETNAPVEGPFGKKWKVSRIKFFYIMFGAMFVWFWFPNYIFTALSRFNWMSWIAPHNRDLNVITGINHGLGVNPFPTFDWNVLLWDSADPLMVPFYSTLNRFFGVFISFWVVLAFWYSNVYDTGYLPINSNRVYDHFGKLYNISRAVDDRGLFHAAEYKEYSPPFLSAGNIVIYMFFFGIYTSTLTYAVLYHRHEIVMGFKSLFASFRKKNPIKDERVLDVHNRLMKAYPEVPEWWYLICLLIAIALGIAGIAGWDTNTSPGVVFYGLALCIVFVIPVGIIKAMTGIEVTLNVLAEFIGGSFVDGNALAMNYFKSFGYVTCAHAVWFCNDLKLAHYVKIPPRQTFIAQIIATFISTIICTGVLNFQMKSITGVCTPDAQFKLTCPGVNTFFTASVLWGTVGPQKVFGQNGQYTEILVGFPLGIVVVFFFWGLNKKFPQWSWTRQIHPVAIMYGGIVWAPYNMSYVWPSVPIAWISWVYLKTRFVSFWSKYNFVLSAAWSCGIAISGIIIFFALQYTDVKFNWWGNMASDMGCEGRACTLKHLAPGEYFGPRIGTFD, from the exons ATGGCCCGGGTCTTTCGCGTCCACGAAAAGGACCACAACTTCCCCTCCGTCATTATcctcaagatcaaggccttTCTCGAGAACGAATCCGTCTTTTCCAACCCCGAAAAGCATCAACATCTAATTCAGGAGATGAAGTTGGAAGCCGCTCTTGTCACAAGCAACAGTCCATATGCAGAGGTCCGCGCCGTCGTCAGCAACAAGGACGACATCACTACGCCGTGCTCAACGATCCGCAGCTGGGCCATTGGTCTGGCTTTTAGCTGTCTCCTGGCCTTTATCAACCAGCTATTCGATATTCGCCAGCCCGCCATCCGCGTCATGGCCAACGTAGCCCAGCTGCTGTCCTACCCAGTGGGCAAGGCCTGCGAGAATTGGCTGCCAGATGTCGGCTTCACCCTCTTTGGCACTTACCACTCCCTCAACCCAGGGCCCTTTTCGAAAAAGGAACATAtgctcatcaccatcatggcAAACGTGGCATACAACACGCCCTACACCAACAACATCATATGGGTGCAGTATCTGCCACAGTACTTCAACCAGCCCTATGCGTCCCACGTCGCCTACCAACTGCTCATTGCACTGGCCACCAACTTTATTGGCTACGGCATGGCCGGCATCTGTCGACGATTCTTGGTCTATCCCTCGTACTGCGTGTGGCCGGCCTCTCTCGTCACCATTGCCCTCAACAAGGCCTTTCACAACGAAACCAATGCTCCTGTAGAGGGGCCTTTTGGTAAGAAGTGGAAGGTATCTCGCATCAAGTTCTTCTACATCATGTTCGGCGCCATGTTCGTTTGGTTCTGGTTCCCCAACTACATCTTCACGGCCCTGTCCAGGTTCAACTGGATGTCGTGGATTGCCCCCCACAATCGCGACCTCAATGTCATCACTGGCATCAACCATGGCCTCGGCGTCAACCCGTTCCCGACCTTTGACTGGAACGTTTTGCTTTGGGACTCGGCCGATCCCCTCATGGTCCCTTTCTACAGCACGCTCAACCGCTTCTTTGGCGTCTTTATATCTTTCTGGGTTGTCCTTGCCTTTTGGTACAGTAACGTCTACGACACCGGCTACCTCCCCATCAACAGCAACCGCGTGTACGATCACTTTGGTAAGCTGTACAACATCAGCCGAGCTGTTGACGACCGAGGCCTGTTCCACGCTGCCGAGTACAAGGAATACTCGCCACCGTTTCTGAGCGCCGGCAATATTGTCATCTACATGTTCTTTTTCGGCATCTATACGTCGACGTTGACATACGCCGTGCTCTACCACCGCCACGAGATTGTCATGGGCTTCAAGTCTCTCTTCGCCAGCTTCCGCAAGAAGAATCCGATCAAGGACGAGAGGGTCCTCGACGTCCATAACCGGCTGATGAAGGCGTACCCCGAAGTTCCCGAGTGGTGGTATCTGATTTGTCTCCTGATCGCCATTGCTCTGGGCATTGCTGGTATCGCTGGCTGGGACACCAACACTTCTCCCGGAGTTGTTTTCTATGGTCTGGCGCTCTGCATCGTCTTTGTCATTCCCGTGggcatcatcaaggccatgacAGGTATCGAGGTTACCCTCAATGTGCTCGCCGAATTTATCGGCGGCTCCTTTGTTGATGGCAACGCGCTGGCCATGAACTATTTCAAGTCCTTTGGCTATGTAACCTGCGCGCACGCCGTTTGGTTCTGCAACGATCTCAAGCTCGCCCACTACGTCAAGATCCCGCCCCGTCAGACCTTTATCGCCCAGATCATCGCCACCTTTATCAGCACCATCATCTGCACCGGCGTTCTCAACTTCCAAATGAAGAGCATCACTGGCGTTTGCACTCCCGACGCCCAGTTCAAACTCACGTGCCCGGGCGTCAACACTTTTTTTACCGCATCTGTTCTGTGGGGAACCGTCGGACCGCAAAAGGTCTTTGGTCAGAATGGCCAGTACACCGAGATTCTCGTTGGATTCCCTCtgggcatcgtcgtcgtcttcttcttctgggggCTCAATAAAAAGTTTCCCCAATGGTCTTGGACTCGACAAATCCACCCAGTGGCCATCATGTACGGCGGCATCGTTTGGGCGCCGTATAACATGTCGTATGTTTGGCCATCTGTCCCTATTGCGTGGATTTCCTGGGTCTATCTCAAAACCCGCTTTGTGTCTTTCTGGTCCAAG TACAACTTTGTTCTTTCGGCGGCTTGGTCTTGCGGCATTGCCATctctggcatcatcatcttctttgccttgcaATACACCGATGTCAAATTCAACTGGTGGGGCAACATGGCATCAGACATGGGCTGCGAGGGCAGGGCGTGTACTCTGAAGCACCTTGCGCCGGGAGAGTACTTTGGGCCGCGCATTGGCACTTTTGACTAA